In Mytilus edulis chromosome 4, xbMytEdul2.2, whole genome shotgun sequence, the following proteins share a genomic window:
- the LOC139521058 gene encoding neuroplastin-like, with translation MFYQYHVFVTFGILAISLVSGVEIEGIQGKRTFLEGAGINLTCSHSTSTDMSNKLMFSIPSVTDTNYTKTRSFDGITRLSTLVISKDKVMEGDTGTYTCKFDGSPDEQSVSIEVFRDTKEKDQKNFKTTSSVYTEGETLTLVCPILSALMANVTWSRDVTPALDMVERASYSVHGTTTTNGKLTITDLIPEDRGHYMCTAKWYSGEATFKHLVRVKSRLAPLWPAIGIIVEVLALFLIIILCGRKKKDSAPLAPPPSTSESNEKGGNRRKYVTTST, from the exons GAGTTGAAATTGAAGGTATACAGGGAAAGCGCACGTTTTTAGAAGGTGCAGGCATCAATTTGACATGTAGTCATTCCACAAGCACAGATATGAGTAACAAACTGATGTTCTCAATTCCAAGTGTAACTGACACAAATTATACCAAAACCAGAAGTTTTGATGGCATTACTAGATTAAGTACTCTAGTTATAAGTAAAGACAAAGTTATGGAAGGAGACACCGGAACGTACACCTGTAAATTTGATGGGTCACCAGATGAACAATCCGTATCCATTGAAGTGTTCCGAG aTACGAaagaaaaagatcaaaagaatttCAAGACGACCTCTAGTGTTTACACAGAAGGAGAAACACTTACACTGGTATGTCCAATATTAAGTGCATTGATGGCTAACGTCACGTGGTCAAGAGACGTAACTCCTGCATTGGATATGGTTGAGCGGGCAAGTTATTCTGTGCAtggtacaacaacaacaaatggaaaattaacaataacagATCTTATACCAGAAGACCGAGGACATTATATGTGTACAGCTAAATGGTACTCAGGAGAAGCTACATTCAAACACTTAGTTCGGGTGAAAA GTCGACTCGCACCTTTATGGCCAGCCATCGGTATAATAGTGGAAGTTTTAGCTTTATTTTTGATTATCATCCTTTGTGGCAGGAAGAAAAAGGACTCCGCACCATT AGCTCCACCTCCATCTACCTCTGAGAGTAACGAGAAAGGAGGAAATCGTAGAAAATACGTCACAACCTCAACGtga